Proteins from a single region of Desulfolutivibrio sulfoxidireducens:
- a CDS encoding ABC transporter substrate-binding protein, with protein sequence MSLLVFFSSRPSPVAPGRIRLHCLAGFLCALVLCGPAGGRAVAQPAGAPVRIAAIYDRTGEASVGTGQRDFRGAALAVAEVNASGGLLGHPVELVELDNAGTPLGARQAAKQAVAAGAVAVVGGPWSGMSKAMAEVCQQARTPFLASIATHADVTRMGDCAFRICFTDDQQGDLLARFALLALSAKTAAILVNVGSDYSMGLAATFSTAFTAGGGRVVVEKTFKTNDTDFSTQLAAVAQAGPDVVFVPSYALESGRIVRQAVSMGITSAFLGGDGWGPAMAESGREAISGQYYTTHWHPEAPFPAGRAVAEAYRAAHGESPLQPDAILAHDAVMVLADAVRRAGSLDREKIVAALARTRDFPGGTGTITFDESRNPQGKDVTIMRFEGGQAVFHATFK encoded by the coding sequence ATGTCCCTCCTTGTCTTCTTTTCCTCCCGTCCTTCTCCTGTTGCCCCCGGCAGGATCCGGCTTCACTGTCTGGCCGGATTCTTGTGCGCCCTGGTCCTGTGCGGCCCGGCCGGAGGCCGGGCCGTGGCCCAGCCGGCGGGGGCCCCGGTGCGCATCGCGGCCATCTACGACCGGACCGGAGAGGCCTCGGTGGGCACGGGGCAGCGGGATTTTCGCGGCGCGGCCCTGGCCGTGGCCGAGGTCAACGCCTCCGGGGGCCTTTTGGGCCACCCTGTGGAACTTGTGGAACTGGACAACGCCGGCACGCCCCTTGGAGCCCGCCAGGCCGCCAAGCAGGCCGTGGCGGCCGGGGCGGTGGCCGTGGTGGGCGGCCCATGGAGCGGCATGTCCAAGGCCATGGCCGAGGTCTGCCAACAGGCCCGGACGCCCTTTCTCGCCTCCATCGCCACCCATGCCGACGTGACCCGGATGGGCGACTGCGCCTTCCGGATCTGCTTCACCGACGACCAGCAGGGGGACCTTCTGGCCCGTTTCGCCCTGCTGGCGCTCTCGGCCAAGACCGCGGCCATCCTGGTCAACGTGGGCAGCGACTACAGCATGGGGCTGGCCGCGACCTTCTCCACGGCGTTCACCGCCGGGGGCGGCCGGGTGGTCGTGGAAAAGACGTTCAAGACCAACGACACGGATTTCTCCACCCAGCTTGCGGCCGTGGCCCAGGCCGGACCGGACGTGGTCTTCGTGCCCAGCTACGCCCTGGAGTCCGGGCGCATCGTGCGCCAGGCCGTGTCCATGGGCATCACCTCGGCCTTTCTGGGCGGCGACGGCTGGGGCCCGGCCATGGCCGAAAGCGGCCGCGAGGCCATAAGCGGGCAGTACTACACCACCCACTGGCACCCCGAGGCCCCCTTCCCGGCCGGACGCGCCGTGGCCGAGGCCTACCGGGCGGCCCACGGCGAAAGCCCGCTCCAGCCCGACGCCATCCTGGCCCACGACGCGGTCATGGTCCTGGCCGACGCGGTGCGCCGGGCGGGAAGCCTGGACCGGGAAAAGATCGTCGCGGCCCTGGCGCGGACGCGAGACTTTCCGGGCGGCACAGGGACCATCACCTTCGACGAAAGCCGCAATCCCCAGGGCAAGGACGTGACCATCATGCGCTTCGAGGGTGGCCAGGCCGTGTTTCACGCCACATTCAAATGA
- a CDS encoding AzlC family ABC transporter permease: MIRKGRFGPPDFLARAALRVAPVVLGYVPVGFAYGVLAKNAGLSTTNVLGMSVLVFAGSAQFIAVGMLAAGASLAGIVLTAFVVNLRHLLFSAALSPAFAAWRRRDLALVAFELTDETFALHASGQAAGPPDRAETLAVGVMAQAAWVAGSALGAWAGASVGPVTPIALDFALPAMFIALLAGQITGRLHLMVALFSGALSTIFALVGADRFGVLAATLAGAALGTLWQSLTRPTSS, translated from the coding sequence ATGATCCGAAAGGGACGTTTCGGGCCGCCGGATTTCCTGGCCCGGGCCGCGCTCCGGGTGGCCCCGGTGGTTTTGGGCTACGTGCCGGTGGGCTTCGCCTACGGCGTTCTGGCCAAGAACGCCGGGCTGTCCACGACAAACGTCCTTGGCATGTCCGTCCTGGTCTTCGCCGGATCGGCCCAGTTCATCGCCGTGGGCATGCTGGCCGCCGGGGCGTCACTGGCCGGGATCGTCCTGACCGCCTTTGTGGTCAACCTGCGCCACCTGCTCTTTTCCGCCGCCCTGTCGCCGGCGTTTGCGGCCTGGAGACGGCGCGACCTGGCCCTGGTGGCCTTCGAACTGACCGATGAGACCTTCGCCTTGCACGCCTCGGGCCAGGCCGCAGGACCGCCGGACCGGGCCGAGACCCTGGCCGTCGGGGTCATGGCCCAGGCCGCCTGGGTGGCCGGGTCGGCGCTCGGGGCCTGGGCCGGGGCCTCGGTGGGCCCGGTTACGCCCATCGCCCTGGATTTCGCCCTGCCGGCCATGTTCATCGCCCTTTTGGCCGGACAGATCACAGGCCGTCTGCACCTGATGGTGGCCCTTTTCTCCGGAGCCCTGTCCACGATCTTCGCCCTTGTCGGGGCGGACCGTTTCGGGGTCCTGGCCGCCACCCTGGCCGGGGCCGCCCTGGGAACCCTATGGCAGTCCTTGACCAGACCGACGTCTTCGTAG
- a CDS encoding C40 family peptidase yields the protein MFFCGTHLAQTRFSRPGRLARAVLILAATALLSGCAIFSSAPPDQGLGDSLGGRIAATARSQIGARYRYGGDTPSQGFDCSGLVQWAFAQNRVRVPRTVDEQASAGSFVRPSDIAPGDMVFFNTSFKRPSLHVGIATARGLFVHSPSSGGKVREDRLSDPYWTSVYVATRRVVP from the coding sequence GTGTTTTTTTGTGGGACGCATCTGGCGCAAACCCGCTTTTCCCGTCCCGGCCGCCTTGCCCGCGCGGTCCTGATCCTGGCCGCGACCGCCCTCCTCTCCGGGTGCGCCATCTTCTCCTCGGCCCCCCCGGACCAGGGGCTGGGGGATTCGCTCGGGGGCAGGATCGCGGCCACGGCCCGGTCCCAGATCGGGGCGCGCTACCGGTACGGCGGGGACACCCCGTCGCAGGGTTTTGACTGTTCCGGGCTGGTGCAATGGGCCTTTGCCCAGAACCGGGTGCGCGTGCCGCGCACGGTGGACGAGCAGGCCTCGGCCGGGAGTTTTGTGCGCCCGTCGGACATCGCCCCAGGGGATATGGTGTTCTTCAACACCTCCTTCAAGCGCCCCTCCCTGCATGTGGGCATTGCCACCGCCCGGGGTCTTTTCGTGCACAGCCCAAGCTCGGGCGGCAAGGTGCGCGAGGACCGCCTGTCCGATCCCTACTGGACCTCGGTCTACGTCGCGACCCGCCGCGTCGTTCCGTAA
- a CDS encoding ATP-binding protein, whose translation MSIVRNLPIRAKINLAILLTFVVVALVSSAFLSVYASQDRQEVLRRIQILLRTVVAQRYEPLANEIFARQDRAVAATLEEMAKVPGVVAVAVHLPNGAAFGQAGVDVGRTLSIEERQRLDKGPIFAETLIGDQSVLHYAEALTMIGEQVGYVELLYSREGLARRARMLWGLSLSGLAANLLVMLGLLNWLLRRFVLVPVGRLRDAMKRVGDGSPGETVSLDTGDEIGGMAQAFNAMSLTLRENAASLTASRERLAEYNRTLEEKVRERTSDLESVNARLTEEVREREVARAEAQRLLNLLSATIESSAEGILVADTHQEIVAVNHVFLELFGLPDTWPSLPSPHMRLDMLASRLKEPRTYRARAEEVLTGTTPENVDILELADGRLVESKSRVYRVAGKASGRLFTYLDVTDRARADKRLRDTVGELEAIVENTLVGIALVKNGVCRKINRRGAEILGYRPEDLSGKHLSLIYTTVEGGRIFEEAYHRNLADEGAFRSEEDVRRGDGSVGWVRIYAKALDMADPAGDVILAFDDIGPQKSLEENLRAAKDAAEAGARAKSAFLAAMSHEIRTPLNGVVGMTEAALATSLTPEQRDYLDAVRDSATHLLAVLNDILDFSKIEAGRLTLERIDFDLRRNLETTVKVLAAEAGGKGLSLTLAIAPDVPVFLRGDPMRLRQVVFNLVGNAVKFTETGGVRIDVRRLPGNQAPAGRLGLRIMVSDTGIGIPPDKIQGIFESFTQAGGSISRTYGGTGLGLSISRQIVGLMGGEIMAQSTLGQGSRFTFTALFEAGNPELAKDPAEASPAVPATRPLRLLLVEDNEVNARVATLMLSRLGHATVHAQSAAKALTLLGREDFDAVLMDIEMPDTDGLAASRHIRRGGDETLRVRRPGVPIIAMTAHALQEVRRECIEAGMDGFLTKPVSQVELAQALHRVASGRTELRDMWADAATDAVPWETPGRVPEREGPPVLDKESVTRNMGLGDEEYSMLLAIGARDTRSGLKKARRALSAGDMAALARTAHGMKSATAAVGALSCREAAARLEVAARTADQAGAGLALGQLEQEAAKVMAAWRDMAGPDGTDLSGEDGGGPGT comes from the coding sequence ATGTCCATCGTGCGCAACCTGCCGATTCGGGCCAAGATCAACCTGGCCATCCTGCTGACCTTTGTCGTGGTGGCCCTGGTATCGAGTGCCTTTTTGTCCGTCTACGCCTCCCAGGACCGCCAGGAGGTGCTCCGCCGCATCCAGATCCTGTTGCGGACCGTGGTGGCCCAGCGCTACGAACCCCTGGCCAACGAAATCTTCGCCAGACAGGACCGGGCTGTGGCCGCAACGCTGGAGGAGATGGCCAAGGTGCCCGGGGTGGTCGCCGTCGCCGTCCATCTTCCGAATGGCGCGGCCTTCGGCCAGGCGGGCGTGGACGTCGGCCGGACGCTGTCCATCGAGGAGCGCCAGCGCCTGGACAAGGGGCCGATCTTCGCCGAAACCCTGATCGGCGACCAGTCCGTTTTGCACTACGCCGAGGCCCTGACCATGATCGGGGAGCAGGTGGGCTACGTGGAGCTTCTGTATTCCCGCGAGGGCCTGGCCCGGCGGGCTCGGATGCTCTGGGGGCTTTCCCTCTCCGGCTTGGCGGCCAATCTCCTGGTCATGCTGGGGCTTTTGAACTGGCTGTTGCGCCGTTTCGTGCTTGTCCCCGTCGGGCGGCTTCGCGACGCCATGAAGCGGGTGGGCGACGGCAGTCCCGGGGAGACCGTGAGCCTGGACACCGGCGACGAGATCGGGGGCATGGCCCAGGCCTTCAACGCCATGTCCCTGACGTTGCGGGAAAACGCCGCAAGCCTGACGGCCTCGCGGGAACGGCTCGCGGAATACAACCGGACCCTGGAGGAAAAGGTCCGGGAACGGACCAGCGATCTGGAGTCGGTCAACGCCCGGCTCACCGAGGAGGTCCGGGAGCGGGAGGTGGCCAGGGCCGAGGCCCAGCGGCTCCTGAATCTTTTGTCCGCCACCATCGAATCCTCGGCCGAGGGCATCCTGGTCGCGGACACACACCAGGAGATCGTGGCCGTGAACCACGTCTTTCTGGAACTGTTCGGCCTGCCGGACACCTGGCCCTCCCTGCCTTCCCCGCACATGCGCCTGGACATGCTGGCCTCGCGCCTGAAGGAGCCCAGGACGTATCGCGCCAGGGCCGAGGAGGTCCTGACAGGCACGACCCCCGAAAACGTGGACATCCTGGAACTGGCCGACGGCCGCCTGGTCGAGAGCAAATCCAGGGTCTACCGGGTCGCCGGCAAGGCGTCCGGCAGGCTTTTCACCTACCTGGACGTGACCGACCGCGCCCGGGCCGACAAGCGCCTGCGGGACACGGTGGGCGAACTCGAGGCCATCGTGGAGAACACCCTGGTGGGCATCGCCCTGGTCAAAAACGGCGTTTGCCGGAAGATCAACCGCCGGGGGGCGGAGATCCTGGGCTACCGGCCCGAGGATCTCTCCGGGAAGCACCTCTCCCTGATCTACACCACCGTCGAGGGCGGACGGATCTTCGAGGAGGCCTACCACCGCAACCTGGCCGATGAGGGGGCCTTTCGCAGCGAGGAGGACGTGCGCCGTGGCGACGGGAGCGTCGGATGGGTGCGTATCTACGCCAAGGCCTTGGACATGGCCGATCCCGCCGGGGACGTGATCCTGGCCTTTGACGACATCGGCCCGCAAAAAAGCCTGGAGGAGAATCTGCGGGCGGCCAAGGACGCGGCCGAGGCCGGGGCCAGGGCCAAAAGCGCCTTCCTGGCGGCCATGAGCCACGAGATACGCACGCCGCTAAACGGCGTGGTGGGCATGACCGAGGCCGCCCTGGCCACCTCCCTCACCCCGGAGCAGCGCGACTACCTGGACGCGGTCCGGGATTCGGCCACCCACCTTCTGGCCGTGCTCAACGACATCCTGGATTTCTCCAAGATCGAGGCCGGACGCCTGACCCTGGAGCGCATCGACTTCGACCTGCGCCGCAACCTGGAGACCACGGTCAAGGTCCTGGCCGCCGAGGCCGGGGGCAAGGGCCTGTCCCTGACCCTGGCCATCGCCCCGGACGTGCCGGTCTTTCTGCGAGGCGATCCCATGCGCCTGCGCCAGGTGGTCTTCAACCTGGTCGGGAACGCCGTGAAATTCACCGAAACGGGCGGGGTGCGCATCGATGTGCGGCGGCTTCCCGGAAATCAGGCCCCGGCGGGCCGGCTGGGGCTTCGGATCATGGTCAGCGACACGGGCATCGGCATCCCCCCGGACAAGATCCAGGGCATCTTCGAGAGTTTCACCCAGGCCGGGGGCTCGATCAGCCGCACATACGGGGGGACCGGTCTCGGGCTGTCCATTTCCAGGCAGATCGTGGGGCTCATGGGCGGCGAGATCATGGCGCAATCCACCCTTGGCCAGGGCAGCCGGTTTACGTTCACGGCCCTGTTCGAGGCCGGGAACCCGGAACTGGCCAAGGATCCGGCCGAGGCGTCTCCAGCCGTGCCGGCCACCCGGCCCCTGCGCCTGCTTTTGGTGGAGGACAACGAGGTCAACGCCCGGGTGGCCACGCTTATGCTCTCGCGCCTGGGGCATGCCACGGTCCATGCCCAAAGCGCGGCCAAGGCCCTGACGCTCCTTGGACGCGAGGACTTCGACGCCGTGCTCATGGACATCGAGATGCCGGATACGGACGGGCTTGCCGCCTCGCGGCACATCCGTCGGGGCGGCGACGAGACGCTTCGGGTCCGGCGACCCGGGGTGCCCATCATCGCCATGACCGCCCACGCCCTGCAGGAGGTCCGCCGGGAATGCATCGAGGCGGGCATGGACGGCTTTTTGACCAAACCCGTGTCCCAGGTGGAACTGGCCCAGGCCCTGCACCGGGTGGCCTCGGGCCGCACCGAGCTTCGCGACATGTGGGCGGATGCCGCAACGGACGCGGTCCCCTGGGAGACGCCGGGCCGTGTCCCGGAGCGGGAGGGTCCGCCGGTATTGGACAAGGAATCGGTGACGCGGAACATGGGGCTTGGGGACGAGGAATACAGCATGCTCCTGGCCATCGGGGCCAGGGATACCCGGTCGGGGCTCAAAAAGGCCAGACGCGCCCTGTCGGCCGGGGACATGGCCGCCCTGGCCCGAACGGCCCACGGCATGAAAAGCGCCACGGCGGCTGTGGGGGCCCTGTCCTGCCGCGAGGCCGCCGCCCGCCTTGAGGTCGCGGCCCGGACCGCGGACCAGGCCGGGGCCGGGCTGGCCCTTGGGCAACTTGAACAGGAGGCGGCCAAGGTCATGGCCGCCTGGAGGGACATGGCCGGCCCGGACGGGACGGACCTCTCCGGGGAGGACGGCGGCGGTCCCGGGACCTGA
- a CDS encoding ABC transporter substrate-binding protein, whose product MLRAPAGQTPMSVILTGVILAGVLMAALGLAPPDAPAAESLRIGFVLGLSGLAAPEESDIQNGAVLAVEEHNAATGPDDPTITLTFHDTKNTPIGAKVAAEEAVFAGADLLLAPAYSSQTLEAARTAQDLGVPLISVIATHPDIAAVGDRVFSVCFDDHAQARAMAAFAHTTLGAGTAVILVDLTSAYGLAMAGAFRERFTALGGRIVAEIPYKMRQRNFDQQLRQVAEARSDVLFMPGYWVDGAVMVKRLEAFGITAVPLGGDGWGSWMFESRRGDSPRRGYYTDHWAAFMADEASVRFTKAYARRFGHAPVAGSALAYDAVGVAVLAAKRAGSARPEDLTSALASIRDFPGITGSITFQAGGKAQKDIHIMEIANGKARLLQTITPHEAP is encoded by the coding sequence TTGCTGCGCGCGCCCGCCGGGCAGACCCCCATGTCCGTCATCCTGACCGGCGTCATCCTGGCCGGCGTGCTCATGGCCGCCTTGGGGCTCGCTCCGCCGGACGCCCCGGCCGCCGAGTCCCTGCGCATCGGGTTCGTCCTGGGACTGAGCGGCCTGGCGGCCCCGGAGGAGTCGGACATCCAAAACGGGGCCGTCCTGGCCGTGGAGGAGCACAACGCCGCGACCGGACCGGACGATCCGACCATCACCCTGACCTTTCACGACACCAAAAACACCCCCATCGGGGCCAAGGTCGCGGCCGAAGAGGCCGTCTTCGCCGGAGCGGACCTGCTTCTGGCCCCGGCCTACAGCTCCCAGACCCTGGAGGCTGCCAGGACGGCCCAGGACCTCGGCGTCCCGCTCATCTCGGTCATCGCCACCCACCCGGACATCGCGGCCGTGGGGGACCGCGTCTTCAGCGTCTGCTTCGACGACCACGCCCAGGCCAGGGCCATGGCCGCCTTCGCGCACACGACGCTCGGGGCCGGGACCGCCGTCATCCTGGTCGATCTGACCAGCGCCTACGGCCTGGCCATGGCCGGGGCCTTCCGCGAACGGTTCACGGCCCTTGGCGGGCGGATCGTGGCCGAGATACCCTACAAGATGCGTCAGAGGAACTTCGACCAGCAGTTGCGCCAGGTGGCCGAGGCCAGGTCCGACGTGCTGTTCATGCCCGGGTACTGGGTCGACGGCGCGGTCATGGTCAAGAGGCTGGAGGCGTTCGGGATCACCGCCGTACCCCTGGGCGGCGACGGGTGGGGAAGCTGGATGTTCGAGTCCAGGCGGGGGGATTCTCCCCGGCGCGGCTACTACACGGACCACTGGGCCGCGTTCATGGCGGATGAGGCCTCGGTACGATTCACCAAGGCCTATGCCCGGCGGTTCGGGCACGCCCCCGTGGCCGGTTCGGCCCTGGCCTACGACGCCGTGGGCGTGGCCGTCCTGGCCGCGAAGCGGGCCGGATCGGCGCGACCGGAGGACCTGACCAGCGCCTTGGCCTCGATCCGCGATTTCCCCGGGATCACCGGTTCCATCACCTTCCAGGCCGGGGGAAAAGCGCAAAAGGACATCCACATCATGGAGATCGCAAACGGCAAGGCCCGGCTCCTGCAAACCATAACACCCCACGAGGCCCCCTGA
- a CDS encoding amidohydrolase family protein, whose translation MRINAHSHVFNFKTFLTAEAKKILAARFNRGGLSRPFAERVVRFLEKYMDKATDNRDARRELDDLLKSPLPGSDNLLKFLKIGCRPDIASVTEVLMAETRKLKEDPDEDYISVALMVDVIGPTPSDDDALFHDQYRQTVEQAVRYPGLILPFVAFNPDRVNRPKGENGLEIARAALESGACVGVKLYPSLAEHSPKYPGMKELFELCNELHAPIVMHASDGGFAASKATALRGYPGDWKGLISDNPNVRIDFAHFADEDIFTDPKSAPYRWRNMLLDMIKDPAFGGRVYGDVSYMDEPLGSVPNRRAYFKQLKDDLNNKSLSQNILWGTDYYMIYLDTTHDKYWEIFRYELEGMFKIIAEHNPKRFLGLPAKTGGAMSPNIERHVDFLKSKKGSSKWAEGSNNIPAKWLGGLLQPPAASQPQPPAASQPQPPAASQPQPPATGN comes from the coding sequence ATGCGCATCAACGCCCATAGCCATGTCTTCAACTTCAAGACCTTTCTGACCGCCGAGGCCAAAAAAATCCTGGCGGCCCGGTTCAACCGGGGCGGCCTGTCCAGGCCTTTCGCCGAACGCGTCGTCAGGTTTCTGGAAAAATACATGGACAAGGCCACGGACAACCGGGACGCCAGGCGCGAACTGGACGACCTGCTCAAGAGCCCACTTCCTGGGAGCGACAACCTTCTTAAATTCCTGAAGATTGGCTGCCGGCCGGACATCGCCTCTGTGACCGAGGTCCTTATGGCTGAGACCCGGAAGCTCAAGGAGGACCCGGACGAGGACTACATCTCCGTGGCGCTCATGGTGGACGTGATCGGCCCCACACCCTCGGACGACGACGCCCTGTTCCACGACCAGTACCGCCAGACCGTGGAGCAGGCCGTGCGTTATCCCGGGTTGATCCTGCCGTTTGTGGCCTTCAATCCGGACCGGGTGAACCGACCCAAGGGGGAAAACGGCCTGGAGATCGCCCGGGCGGCCCTGGAAAGCGGGGCCTGCGTCGGGGTCAAGCTCTATCCGTCCCTGGCCGAGCATTCTCCGAAATACCCCGGGATGAAGGAGCTTTTCGAGCTGTGCAACGAGCTTCACGCCCCCATCGTCATGCACGCCAGCGACGGCGGCTTCGCGGCCTCCAAGGCCACGGCCCTGCGCGGCTATCCCGGGGACTGGAAGGGCCTCATCAGTGACAACCCGAACGTGCGCATCGACTTCGCCCATTTCGCGGACGAGGACATCTTCACCGACCCGAAAAGCGCGCCCTACCGCTGGCGGAACATGCTCCTGGACATGATCAAGGACCCGGCCTTCGGGGGCCGGGTCTATGGCGACGTGTCCTACATGGACGAGCCCCTGGGCAGCGTGCCCAACCGCCGGGCCTACTTCAAGCAATTGAAAGACGATCTGAACAACAAGAGCCTGTCCCAGAACATCCTGTGGGGCACCGATTATTACATGATCTACCTTGATACGACCCATGATAAATACTGGGAGATATTCCGCTACGAACTCGAAGGCATGTTCAAGATCATCGCTGAGCACAATCCAAAGCGCTTCCTGGGCCTTCCTGCAAAGACTGGCGGGGCCATGTCGCCAAACATCGAACGTCACGTGGACTTTCTCAAAAGCAAAAAGGGATCTTCCAAGTGGGCTGAGGGATCGAACAACATCCCGGCCAAGTGGCTTGGCGGACTGCTCCAACCGCCAGCAGCCAGCCAGCCCCAACCGCCAGCAGCCAGCCAGCCCCAACCGCCAGCAGCCAGCCAGCCCCAACCGCCAGCAACGGGGAACTGA
- a CDS encoding AzlD domain-containing protein, with amino-acid sequence MAVLDQTDVFVAIVGMALVTYLPRAAPLVFLSGRTLPALAIRFLRLVPAAVLSALLFPSILAPGGSLDISAGNFFLLGSVPAVLMAWRTGSFFGAVAVGMGAVAGLRYFFG; translated from the coding sequence ATGGCAGTCCTTGACCAGACCGACGTCTTCGTAGCCATCGTGGGCATGGCCCTGGTCACCTACCTGCCCCGGGCCGCCCCCCTGGTTTTTTTATCCGGCCGGACCCTGCCTGCGCTGGCCATCCGGTTTTTGCGGCTGGTCCCGGCGGCGGTGCTTTCGGCCCTGCTTTTCCCGTCGATCCTGGCCCCCGGGGGGAGCCTGGACATCTCGGCCGGCAATTTTTTTCTGCTGGGGTCTGTCCCGGCGGTCCTTATGGCCTGGCGCACCGGCAGCTTTTTCGGGGCCGTGGCCGTGGGCATGGGCGCGGTGGCCGGCCTGCGGTATTTCTTCGGATAA
- a CDS encoding methyltransferase domain-containing protein: MSGRGYVHGYGGREAERLLDQAGGLAGLLHHDTAYPPGARVLEAGCGVGAQTVILAAKSPGADIVSVDISPESLDRAREAIRGAGIENVRFEQADVTALPFPDDSFDHIFVCFVLEHLPDPQRALAELKRVLVPGGTITAIEGDHGSCYFHPETPAGRAAWNGLVASQARLGGDSLIGRRVYPLLAGAGFTDVEVSPRHVYSDGSRPEVAEAFVRKIIVPMVQGARRATLEAGLCDAATFDAGVADLLRTAEPDGSFCYTFFKGTARK; the protein is encoded by the coding sequence ATGTCGGGACGGGGATACGTTCACGGGTATGGCGGACGCGAGGCCGAGCGCCTTCTGGACCAGGCCGGCGGCCTGGCCGGGCTCCTGCATCACGACACGGCCTATCCGCCCGGGGCCAGGGTCCTGGAGGCCGGATGCGGCGTGGGGGCCCAGACGGTCATCCTGGCCGCCAAAAGTCCCGGCGCGGACATCGTGAGCGTGGACATCTCTCCGGAGTCCCTTGATCGGGCCAGGGAGGCCATCCGGGGGGCCGGAATCGAAAACGTGCGTTTCGAACAGGCCGACGTCACGGCCCTGCCCTTTCCGGACGATTCCTTCGACCACATCTTCGTCTGTTTCGTCCTGGAACATCTGCCCGATCCGCAACGGGCCCTGGCCGAACTCAAGCGGGTGCTGGTTCCGGGCGGGACCATCACGGCCATCGAGGGCGATCACGGCTCGTGCTATTTCCACCCCGAGACCCCGGCCGGGCGCGCGGCCTGGAACGGGCTGGTGGCCTCCCAGGCCCGGCTCGGCGGGGATTCGCTGATCGGCCGGCGGGTCTATCCCCTGCTGGCCGGGGCCGGGTTCACGGACGTAGAAGTGTCCCCGCGCCATGTCTATTCCGACGGGTCGCGGCCGGAGGTGGCCGAGGCCTTTGTCAGAAAGATCATCGTGCCCATGGTCCAGGGGGCGCGCCGGGCGACCCTGGAGGCCGGCCTGTGCGACGCGGCCACCTTCGACGCGGGCGTGGCGGATCTTCTGCGCACGGCCGAACCCGACGGGAGCTTCTGCTACACCTTTTTCAAGGGTACGGCCCGGAAATGA
- a CDS encoding alpha/beta hydrolase, whose translation MRFLAMGLAAAILAYLCYMGLMYFLQDSQVFPGRSTDQALLTQLRAYNTALTDLSLTTPDGAVLAGYLLPRTLTVLPARDDPDDPHPDRPSAPTEVPAPILLYFQGNAEEAASFFLWSPAELPRFTLAAVNYRGYGASTGMATEQTVKADALAVFDALRARYPGAPIAVMGRSIGSGVAAHVAANRPVSAVVLVTPYDSIRAVGQAAHPLLPVGLLLRQPFDVTPDAARVTAPTLFLIAANDTLIPPARAESLARVWAGPKDFRRINAGHNSILDSPDYWPFIRDFLTAVQNGAFRAPDLG comes from the coding sequence ATGCGATTTCTGGCCATGGGCCTTGCGGCGGCGATTCTGGCCTATCTTTGCTACATGGGACTTATGTATTTCCTGCAGGATTCCCAGGTCTTTCCGGGCCGGTCCACGGATCAGGCCCTGCTCACGCAGCTTCGGGCCTACAACACGGCGCTTACGGACCTTTCCCTGACCACCCCGGACGGCGCCGTCCTGGCCGGCTATCTCCTGCCCCGGACCCTGACCGTGCTTCCCGCCCGGGACGACCCCGACGATCCGCACCCCGACCGGCCGTCCGCGCCGACCGAGGTTCCCGCGCCGATCCTGCTCTATTTCCAGGGCAACGCCGAGGAGGCGGCCTCGTTTTTTTTGTGGTCGCCGGCGGAACTGCCCCGCTTCACCCTGGCCGCGGTCAACTACCGGGGCTACGGCGCGTCAACCGGCATGGCCACGGAACAGACGGTCAAGGCCGACGCCCTGGCCGTGTTCGACGCCCTGCGCGCCCGGTATCCCGGCGCGCCCATCGCGGTCATGGGCCGCAGCATCGGATCCGGCGTGGCGGCCCACGTGGCGGCCAACCGGCCGGTATCGGCCGTGGTCCTGGTCACGCCCTACGACAGCATCCGGGCCGTGGGCCAGGCCGCGCACCCGCTTCTGCCCGTGGGCCTGCTTCTGCGCCAGCCCTTCGACGTCACGCCCGACGCGGCCCGGGTCACGGCCCCGACACTCTTTCTGATCGCCGCCAACGACACCCTGATCCCCCCGGCCCGGGCCGAGAGCCTGGCCCGGGTCTGGGCCGGCCCCAAGGACTTTCGGCGCATCAACGCCGGACACAACTCCATCCTGGACAGCCCCGACTACTGGCCGTTCATCCGGGATTTTCTGACCGCCGTGCAAAACGGCGCCTTCCGCGCGCCCGATTTGGGCTGA